The nucleotide sequence TTTGCTTTGATTGAAGAATTGCATATATCTCTTGATAAGGGTCTGAATATTTTAACCGGCGAGACAGGGGCTGGAAAATCGATAATTATCGGAGCAATCGGGCTAGTTCTAGGAGAGAAAGCCTCTTCTGAAGTTATCAGGAAAGGGAGCGACCTCTGTGAGATCAGGGGACTGTTTGAGGTTAAGGAGAATATCAGGTTGAAAGAGATGCTCGCTGAGAAAGGTCTCTTAAGCTGCAAGGAAGAAGAGTTTATTCTGAAGAGGGAATTGAGTCGACAGGGAAGGGGTCGCTGTTTCCTGAACAGCCAGATTATTACTTTGGGAATGCTGGAAGAAATTGGTAACTATTTAGTGGATGTGCACGGACAACATGAACATCAGGCCCTGCTCAAGCCTGGTGTTGCCAGGGACCTCCTGGATGAATTCGGAGTGTTGATGAAGCTCAGGAAGAGAACTGAACAGACCTACCGTAAGTTTCGAGAGAAGTCACGTGAACTGGAAGAATTGCGTGCCTCAGAAAAGGAACGGGAACAGCAGATCGACCTTTATCAATTTCAAATAAAAGAGATTGACCAGGCTAATCTCTCTATTGAGGAAGAAGAAGTCTTGGAAAGAGAACATAAAGTTTTGAGTAATGCAGAAAAGTTGGGCCAGTTGAGCCAGGAGCTTTATCACCATCTTTACGAAGGAACGGGGTCGATTACGGAGAAGACGGCCTTGGTGGAGAGAGATTTGGAAAAGATTGTTGCTATCGACCAGGCACTGAAGGATGAGTTAAAGGAATTGGGTGAGGTAAAGTATCGAATAGATGAGATGGCTATAGCGATAAGAGATTATAGGAGAAAAATAGAATTTAATCCCCAAAGGTTGGAAGAGATACTGGAAAGGAAAGAGTTAATTAGTAAACTTAAACGAAAATATGGAAATACAATAAAAGATATTCTGAATTATAGAAAAGAAACACAGGTTAAATTAGACAAACTGCTTAA is from bacterium and encodes:
- the recN gene encoding DNA repair protein RecN, whose protein sequence is MLRELSIKNFALIEELHISLDKGLNILTGETGAGKSIIIGAIGLVLGEKASSEVIRKGSDLCEIRGLFEVKENIRLKEMLAEKGLLSCKEEEFILKRELSRQGRGRCFLNSQIITLGMLEEIGNYLVDVHGQHEHQALLKPGVARDLLDEFGVLMKLRKRTEQTYRKFREKSRELEELRASEKEREQQIDLYQFQIKEIDQANLSIEEEEVLEREHKVLSNAEKLGQLSQELYHHLYEGTGSITEKTALVERDLEKIVAIDQALKDELKELGEVKYRIDEMAIAIRDYRRKIEFNPQRLEEILERKELISKLKRKYGNTIKDILNYRKETQVKLDKLLNSAKNMEETIGEVERLQEELARQAGKLSGERKIAGAKLKKKMEQELKELGMGKARFDVEINQGEIKSSGMDEIRFLVAPNVGEDLKPINQIASGGEISRIMLALKTILARADQIPTLIFDEIDAAIGGKIAQVVGRKMKTLSPNHQVICITHLPQIAVFASSHYFVDKKISGGRTKTMTALLDKKGKESEIARMLSGEQLTEITLKHAREMIREGQS